A genome region from Urocitellus parryii isolate mUroPar1 chromosome X, mUroPar1.hap1, whole genome shotgun sequence includes the following:
- the Bgn gene encoding biglycan: MRPLWLLMALLALSQALPFEQKGFWDFTLDDGMLMMNDEEASGADTTSGAPDLDSLPPTFSAICPFGCHCHLRVVQCSDLGLKTVPKEISPDTTLLDLQNNDISELRKDDFKGLQHLYALVLVNNKISKIHEKAFSPLRKLQKLYISKNHLVEIPPNLPSSLVELRIHDNRIRKVPKGVFSGLRNMNCIEMGGNPLENSGFEPGAFDGLKLNYLRISEAKLTGIPKDLPETLNELHLDHNKIQAIELEDLLRYSKLYRLGLGHNQIRMIENGSLSFLPTLRELHLDNNKLSRVPAGLPDLKLLQVVYLHSNNITKVGVNDFCPVGFGVKRAYYNGISLFNNPVPYWEVQPATFRCVTDRLAIQFGNYKK; this comes from the exons ATGCGGCCCCTGTGGCTCCTCATGGCTCTGCTGGCCCTGAGCCAGGCCCTACCCTTTGAGCAGAAAGGCTTCTGGGACTTCACCCTGGACGACGGGATGCTCATGATGAATGATGAGGAGGCTTCAGGCGCTGACACCACCTCAGGCGCCCCAGACCTGGACTCCCTTCCACCCACCTTCAGTGCCATCTGTCCTTTTGGCTGCCACTGCCACCTGCGGGTTGTTCAGTGCTCTGACCTGG GTCTGAAGACAGTGCCCAAGGAGATCTCACCTGACACCACACTGCTGGACCTGCAGAACAATGACATCTCTGAACTCCGCAAGGATGACTTCAAAGGCCTCCAGCACCTCTAT GCCCTTGTCCTGGTGAACAACAAGATCTCCAAGATCCACGAAAAGGCCTTCAGCCCCCTGCGGAAGCTGCAGAAGCTCTACATATCCAAGAACCACCTGGTGGAGATCCCTCCCAACCTGCCCAGCTCCCTGGTGGAGCTCCGCATCCATGACAATCGCATCCGCAAAGTGCCCAAGGGTGTTTTCAGTGGGCTCCGGAACATGAACTGCATTG AAATGGGTGGGAACCCCCTGGAGAACAGTGGCTTTGAACCTGGAGCTTTTGATGGGCTGAAGCTCAACTACCTGCGCATCTCAGAGGCCAAGCTGACCGGCATCCCCAAAG ATCTCCCTGAGACCCTGAATGAACTGCATCTGGACCACAACAAAATCCAGGCTATTGAGCTGGAGGACCTGCTCCGGTACTCCAAGCTGTACAG GCTGGGCCTGGGCCACAATCAGATCCGGATGATCGAGAATGGGAGCCTGAGTTTTCTGCCCACCCTGCGGGAGCTGCACTTGGACAACAATAAGCTGTCCAGGGTGCCTGCGGGCCTCCCAGACCTCAAGCTCCTCCAG GTGGTCTATCTGCATTCCAACAACATTACAAAGGTGGGCGTCAACGACTTCTGCCCGGTGGGCTTCGGGGTCAAGCGGGCCTACTACAATGGCATCAGCCTCTTCAACAATCCTGTGCCGTATTGGGAGGTGCAGCCAGCTACCTTCCGCTGCGTCACCGACCGCCTGGCCATCCAGTTTGGCAACTACAAAAAATAG